In Ipomoea triloba cultivar NCNSP0323 chromosome 15, ASM357664v1, one genomic interval encodes:
- the LOC116006298 gene encoding metal tolerance protein 4 isoform X2 codes for MDIQEPLLLNEGPKVHTLRSNFFSKLPEKLRGGIDPETPFHLDLSKTPGLIEGEREYYEKQLATLRSFEEVDSLESPGEINEDDDKKVQAQHERAMNVSNWANIFLLAFKIYATVQSGSLAIAASTLDSLLDLMAGGILWFTHLAMKNINIYKYPIGKLRVQPVGIIIFAAIMATLGFQVLVQAVEQLIANTPSDKMSSLQLVWLYTIMLTATGVKLILWMYCRSSGNKIVRAYADDHYFDVVTNVVGLVAAVLGDRFYWWIDPAGAIALALYTIINWSGTVLENAVSLVGQTAPPEVLQKLTYMVLRHDPRIKRVDTVRAYTFGVLYFVEVDIELPEELPLKEAHAIGESLQIKIEELTEVERAFVHLDYECDHKPEHSVLSKIPDTKP; via the exons ATGGATATCCAAGAGCCATTGCTGTTAAATGAAGGTCCGAAAGTTCACACTCTCAGGTCTAATTTCTTCTCAAAGTTGCCTGAAAAGCTCCGGGGAGGCATTGATCCCGAGACCCCTTTTCATCTCGATCTCTCAAAAACACCCGGTTTAATCGAAG GGGAGAGAGAATACTATGAAAAACAGCTTGCCACTCTAAGGTCCTTTGAAGAAGTTGATTCCTTGGAATCCCCTGGTGAGATCAATGAAGATGATGACAAGAAGGTACAGGCACAGCATGAAAGGGCAATGAATGTCTCAAATTGGGCAAACATCTTTTTGCTTGCTTTTAAG ATTTATGCCACCGTACAGAGTGGATCCCTTGCAATTGCAGCATCGACTCTGGATTCTTTGCTCGATTTGATGGCTGGGGGTATCCTGTGGTTCACACATTTGGcgatgaaaaatataaacatcTACAAATACCCAATTGGAAAATTGAGAGTCCAACCAGTTGGAATTATCATATTTGCAGCAATCATGGCCACTCTTG GTTTTCAAGTGCTTGTTCAAGCTGTGGAACAATTGATTGCAAATACGCCCTCGGATAAAATGAGTTCATTACAATTGGTTTGGTTGTACACAATCATGCTGACAGCTACCGGAGTAAAACTTATTCTCTGGATGTATTGCAGAAGTTCGGGAAACAAGATAGTGCGAGCATATGCCGAT GACCACTATTTCGACGTGGTGACAAATGTTGTCGGGTTGGTTGCTGCTGTTCTTGGCGATCGATTCTATTGGTGGATTGATCCTGCTGGAGCAATAGCCCTTGCTCTCTATACAATTATCAATTGGTCAGGCACTGTGTTGGAAAATGCAG TTTCACTAGTCGGACAGACGGCTCCGCCAGAAGTTCTGCAGAAGCTAACATATATGGTCTTAAGGCACGACCCTCGAATAAAACGAGTGGATACCGTCCGAGCCTACACCTTCGGTGTTCTCTACTTCGTTGag GTTGACATAGAGCTTCCAGAGGAGTTGCCACTGAAAGAAGCGCATGCGATTGGAGAGTCGTTGCAGATAAAGATTGAAGAGCTCACAGAAGTGGAGCGTGCGTTTGTTCATCTCGACTATGAGTGTGATCACAAGCCAGAACACTCGGTTTTGAGTAAAATCCCCGACACTAAACCTTAG
- the LOC116006298 gene encoding metal tolerance protein 4 isoform X1: MFLSTVYKIIVVWLFLWELKKKKKGEDAIVLGCSVCEMDIQEPLLLNEGPKVHTLRSNFFSKLPEKLRGGIDPETPFHLDLSKTPGLIEGEREYYEKQLATLRSFEEVDSLESPGEINEDDDKKVQAQHERAMNVSNWANIFLLAFKIYATVQSGSLAIAASTLDSLLDLMAGGILWFTHLAMKNINIYKYPIGKLRVQPVGIIIFAAIMATLGFQVLVQAVEQLIANTPSDKMSSLQLVWLYTIMLTATGVKLILWMYCRSSGNKIVRAYADDHYFDVVTNVVGLVAAVLGDRFYWWIDPAGAIALALYTIINWSGTVLENAVSLVGQTAPPEVLQKLTYMVLRHDPRIKRVDTVRAYTFGVLYFVEVDIELPEELPLKEAHAIGESLQIKIEELTEVERAFVHLDYECDHKPEHSVLSKIPDTKP, encoded by the exons ATGTTCTTGTCAACCGTTTACAAAATAATTGTTGTTTG GCTTTTTTTGtgggaattgaagaagaagaagaagggagaAGACGCCATTGTTTTGGGTTGTAGTGTCTGTGAAATGGATATCCAAGAGCCATTGCTGTTAAATGAAGGTCCGAAAGTTCACACTCTCAGGTCTAATTTCTTCTCAAAGTTGCCTGAAAAGCTCCGGGGAGGCATTGATCCCGAGACCCCTTTTCATCTCGATCTCTCAAAAACACCCGGTTTAATCGAAG GGGAGAGAGAATACTATGAAAAACAGCTTGCCACTCTAAGGTCCTTTGAAGAAGTTGATTCCTTGGAATCCCCTGGTGAGATCAATGAAGATGATGACAAGAAGGTACAGGCACAGCATGAAAGGGCAATGAATGTCTCAAATTGGGCAAACATCTTTTTGCTTGCTTTTAAG ATTTATGCCACCGTACAGAGTGGATCCCTTGCAATTGCAGCATCGACTCTGGATTCTTTGCTCGATTTGATGGCTGGGGGTATCCTGTGGTTCACACATTTGGcgatgaaaaatataaacatcTACAAATACCCAATTGGAAAATTGAGAGTCCAACCAGTTGGAATTATCATATTTGCAGCAATCATGGCCACTCTTG GTTTTCAAGTGCTTGTTCAAGCTGTGGAACAATTGATTGCAAATACGCCCTCGGATAAAATGAGTTCATTACAATTGGTTTGGTTGTACACAATCATGCTGACAGCTACCGGAGTAAAACTTATTCTCTGGATGTATTGCAGAAGTTCGGGAAACAAGATAGTGCGAGCATATGCCGAT GACCACTATTTCGACGTGGTGACAAATGTTGTCGGGTTGGTTGCTGCTGTTCTTGGCGATCGATTCTATTGGTGGATTGATCCTGCTGGAGCAATAGCCCTTGCTCTCTATACAATTATCAATTGGTCAGGCACTGTGTTGGAAAATGCAG TTTCACTAGTCGGACAGACGGCTCCGCCAGAAGTTCTGCAGAAGCTAACATATATGGTCTTAAGGCACGACCCTCGAATAAAACGAGTGGATACCGTCCGAGCCTACACCTTCGGTGTTCTCTACTTCGTTGag GTTGACATAGAGCTTCCAGAGGAGTTGCCACTGAAAGAAGCGCATGCGATTGGAGAGTCGTTGCAGATAAAGATTGAAGAGCTCACAGAAGTGGAGCGTGCGTTTGTTCATCTCGACTATGAGTGTGATCACAAGCCAGAACACTCGGTTTTGAGTAAAATCCCCGACACTAAACCTTAG